A single genomic interval of Zunongwangia sp. HGR-M22 harbors:
- a CDS encoding HEAT repeat domain-containing protein, which yields MAVIQFIDLEWIFRYFPEGIPFVIKVNILMTFVFLFFSLLFVAFILFLRLYKNVRTKKKQTQQLLLQDILNSYLFDEEFEERIELNHFEQKYLRSSLEIKMAIKEILLFHSNIKGESAEQLRKLFLRWKLDKFCIKQLSRGAWYTKSRAIFSLSEMLIAVDLQTIKPLLNHKRDEVRQQSQLYFVKLAKKQPLLFLDHLTKPLTIWEEIYIEDALRNEYQGAIPDFSKWLKSDLDSVVEFSVRMIAKFNQFENIPALSPLLDHSAESVRKETIKCYYVLEYVEVVKLLVAKFENESHSVKKTILEAIKRLGDYDNLLQVAAKIKDSEWELKIIYYKLSEYFVPEEKHKIYNQYEEEKARLL from the coding sequence ATGGCAGTTATTCAATTTATAGATCTAGAATGGATTTTTCGGTATTTTCCCGAGGGTATTCCTTTTGTAATAAAGGTCAATATTTTGATGACTTTTGTTTTTTTGTTTTTTTCACTTCTTTTTGTCGCTTTCATTTTATTCTTGCGGCTGTATAAAAATGTTAGAACTAAAAAAAAGCAAACACAGCAATTATTACTTCAGGATATTCTAAACTCTTATTTATTTGATGAAGAATTTGAAGAAAGAATAGAGTTAAACCATTTTGAGCAAAAGTATCTAAGATCGTCATTAGAAATAAAAATGGCTATCAAAGAAATTCTTCTTTTTCATAGCAATATAAAAGGAGAATCGGCAGAGCAACTTCGCAAACTCTTTTTAAGATGGAAACTGGACAAATTTTGCATCAAACAGTTATCCCGTGGTGCATGGTACACAAAATCCAGAGCTATTTTTAGTCTTTCAGAAATGCTTATAGCTGTAGACCTTCAAACTATAAAACCATTATTAAATCACAAAAGAGACGAGGTAAGACAGCAATCGCAGTTATATTTTGTGAAGCTTGCAAAAAAACAACCATTATTATTTTTAGATCATCTTACTAAACCTTTAACGATTTGGGAGGAAATTTATATTGAAGATGCTCTACGAAATGAGTATCAAGGAGCTATTCCTGATTTTTCTAAGTGGTTAAAATCAGACCTTGATAGTGTTGTAGAATTTTCAGTTAGGATGATTGCTAAATTTAACCAATTTGAAAATATTCCAGCCCTTTCACCATTATTAGATCACAGTGCAGAAAGTGTTAGAAAAGAAACAATAAAATGTTATTATGTTTTGGAATATGTAGAAGTGGTTAAGCTCTTGGTCGCAAAATTTGAAAATGAATCCCATTCTGTAAAAAAGACTATCTTAGAGGCCATAAAGCGATTAGGAGATTATGATAATCTTCTTCAGGTTGCAGCTAAGATTAAAGATTCTGAATGGGAACTTAAAATAATATATTACAAGCTGTCTGAATATTTTGTACCTGAAGAAAAACACAAAATCTACAATCAATACGAAGAAGAAAAAGCTAGATTGCTATAA